Proteins co-encoded in one Roseiconus lacunae genomic window:
- a CDS encoding carbon-nitrogen hydrolase family protein yields the protein MMMWDWRSQNLKLYRNANDVLVRPEATHMGVAMNGEEWSPHHRFCLAVTQSSFKKGEISENIRRHSRLVYCTAADGARVISFPELSITGYEPTVAAETANDTGNQRFDSLQGLSDRRYVTIVAGCPIRLEEAEPFIGAFSIRPELPIEFCQKQFIHPEEFSWFIPSDDVVVYQSHWHEIGVAFCADIGHPVHAVDTFQKLGNSCAVDAMAFSECDSPAVYDLAKYARIYRFPTTLENYVAESGRLPTGGRNTVREGHKCRDQENAS from the coding sequence ATGATGATGTGGGATTGGAGATCGCAGAACTTGAAGTTGTACCGCAACGCAAATGATGTCCTTGTCAGACCCGAAGCAACGCACATGGGAGTGGCTATGAACGGAGAGGAATGGTCACCCCATCATAGATTCTGTTTGGCGGTCACTCAGTCGAGTTTCAAGAAAGGCGAAATTAGTGAAAATATACGGCGACACTCCAGGTTGGTGTATTGCACAGCGGCTGATGGCGCAAGGGTAATCTCATTTCCGGAACTCTCGATCACAGGTTATGAGCCCACGGTCGCCGCAGAGACTGCCAACGACACCGGCAATCAAAGATTCGACTCGCTTCAAGGACTGTCGGATCGCCGATACGTGACAATTGTTGCTGGCTGTCCAATTCGCTTAGAGGAAGCCGAGCCATTCATTGGTGCATTCAGTATTCGACCAGAGCTCCCAATTGAATTTTGTCAAAAGCAATTTATCCATCCGGAGGAATTCTCCTGGTTCATTCCTTCAGACGATGTTGTCGTTTACCAATCTCACTGGCATGAGATCGGAGTCGCGTTCTGCGCTGACATCGGCCATCCGGTCCATGCGGTAGACACATTTCAGAAGTTGGGTAATTCCTGCGCTGTCGACGCAATGGCTTTTTCCGAATGCGACTCCCCGGCAGTATACGACCTCGCTAAGTACGCACGCATATATAGATTTCCTACTACGCTGGAGAACTATGTAGCTGAATCCGGTCGTTTACCTACTGGAGGGCGAAACACGGTTAGGGAGGGACACAAATGCCGCGATCAGGAGAATGCGTCGTAA
- a CDS encoding FecR domain-containing protein — MSLSDEWIASYLDDSLTDEQAIELREWLHADRGNLRNFALAVARDELLRTAVNSTETLSAATARHQVATTIDGHRNLRRGSYIAGWIIALGVLVCVGWFVMPRRTSTAIPTFVGSNRRVTLRDSAGIVNELQPGDRFTIGNVRVEGDGGRARFVYADGSEFILAGASEVALESVQQQGLVLRHGALRATVSPQPRHQPWVVRTSTAEAAVLGTSFAINASDTETLLQVSSGSVSFRRLSDDQTVTVSESQQARVSRRARNSLHLVAVVPVQTHWKATTNQQQYDWLGDWESNILNATPRSVFLKDTGVEETHFHAGARNSFPGLVTLEEGSVIRIRYRIERPLNLGLFISTHAPSWDFTGNFQAYVEERNTPPDGDGWRIATMPIGVFKPMARTAIPFKPGCIIATIYATTFNDDVGLEIAELEVVPQRK, encoded by the coding sequence ATGAGTCTGAGCGATGAATGGATTGCCAGTTACCTTGATGATTCGCTAACTGATGAGCAAGCGATAGAGCTCCGCGAATGGCTTCATGCCGATCGTGGCAACCTTCGTAATTTCGCGTTAGCAGTTGCCAGAGACGAACTGCTACGTACCGCAGTCAACTCAACTGAAACGCTTTCCGCTGCGACGGCTCGTCATCAGGTTGCGACAACGATTGACGGTCATCGAAATTTACGTCGTGGCTCATATATAGCAGGGTGGATCATTGCACTCGGCGTCCTCGTTTGTGTTGGGTGGTTTGTCATGCCCCGTCGAACAAGTACAGCGATTCCGACGTTTGTTGGGAGCAATCGTCGCGTAACTTTGCGAGACAGTGCCGGAATCGTGAACGAGCTGCAGCCGGGAGACCGCTTCACGATCGGCAATGTCCGTGTTGAGGGGGACGGGGGGCGTGCGCGTTTCGTCTACGCCGACGGGAGCGAGTTTATACTCGCGGGAGCTTCAGAGGTCGCGTTGGAGTCAGTTCAACAGCAAGGATTGGTACTTCGTCATGGTGCCCTGCGTGCAACAGTTTCACCTCAGCCTCGCCATCAGCCGTGGGTTGTCCGTACTTCCACTGCTGAAGCAGCGGTATTGGGTACATCCTTCGCCATTAACGCCTCGGATACTGAAACGCTCTTGCAAGTCAGCAGCGGTTCGGTCAGCTTCCGTCGACTTTCAGATGACCAGACAGTGACCGTTTCGGAGTCTCAGCAGGCTCGAGTCAGTCGCAGGGCGCGTAACTCACTGCACTTGGTGGCCGTAGTGCCAGTTCAAACACATTGGAAAGCTACAACAAACCAGCAACAGTACGATTGGTTGGGAGATTGGGAGTCGAATATTTTGAACGCGACGCCACGATCGGTGTTTCTGAAAGACACCGGAGTTGAAGAAACCCACTTCCATGCCGGGGCACGAAACAGTTTTCCCGGTTTGGTGACATTGGAAGAAGGCTCGGTAATTCGTATCCGCTATCGGATTGAGCGACCACTGAACCTTGGTTTGTTTATCTCAACTCACGCACCATCTTGGGATTTTACGGGGAACTTTCAAGCATACGTTGAGGAACGGAATACTCCGCCGGATGGTGATGGTTGGCGAATCGCGACCATGCCCATCGGGGTGTTTAAACCTATGGCACGCACCGCGATTCCGTTTAAACCTGGCTGTATCATCGCCACGATCTACGCAACGACATTTAATGATGATGTGGGATTGGAGATCGCAGAACTTGAAGTTGTACCGCAACGCAAATGA
- a CDS encoding sigma-70 family RNA polymerase sigma factor yields MRSEQQIRFTKLWTEVQPAVAMYVRAIVRDPHATSDIVQNTAVVLLRKFDEWDSSRDYLRWAMGIAKFELLAYHRNSGRDRLVFDESLLDALAESWPSVISEVDHEQSALQDCLETLSPKAREIVNLRYFGGLKVPKIAEQLGLTAGAIRIALMRIRHQLAGCVERRLQVHGGDA; encoded by the coding sequence ATGCGCAGCGAACAACAGATTCGATTCACCAAACTCTGGACGGAGGTTCAGCCGGCTGTGGCGATGTATGTCCGGGCGATTGTACGTGACCCCCACGCCACTAGCGACATTGTGCAGAATACTGCGGTGGTGCTGCTAAGGAAGTTTGATGAGTGGGACTCCTCTCGCGACTATTTGCGGTGGGCGATGGGAATCGCGAAGTTTGAATTGCTCGCTTATCACAGAAACTCCGGACGCGATCGGCTTGTGTTCGACGAGTCACTGTTGGATGCCCTCGCCGAATCATGGCCGAGCGTTATTTCGGAAGTTGACCATGAACAATCTGCCTTGCAAGATTGTCTGGAAACTCTTTCGCCCAAGGCGCGTGAGATCGTTAACCTGCGGTATTTTGGCGGTCTCAAGGTGCCGAAGATTGCAGAGCAGCTTGGATTGACAGCTGGAGCGATTCGGATCGCCCTAATGAGAATTCGACATCAATTGGCCGGCTGCGTGGAGCGGCGATTGCAGGTTCATGGAGGCGACGCATGA
- a CDS encoding aryl-sulfate sulfotransferase, which produces MDLKTMRTCTKVTVVLLLLHCHTFGAEKQALQFIRLPTVVPNPNPAAPLAAVLSYEANQDVTAEVSLTDGTNRWSVYFDEAKKIASGLPVIGFRPGRNHQLTVTIKNSAGQTLSVNGLVFHAPNIPTDPTLFPRIETRTSLIDRVEPGYRLLNPRRRVPQGAQLNEEQQRRFGESFGMLLMVDRHGTPVWYYQCESRIAGFDYLDNGRILFVTADFRLVEIDLLGNETRSWYAAERPQGYAEDSEDVPALTFHHDADLLPSGNLIALTTKRRRINDYFTSETDVDAPRQTQWVMGDRAIEFTPDGRVLWEWDAFENLPVRRFGYETFSNYWKRRGFPDTIDWSHANSITKLDDGSVMVNFRYQSAIVNFDPADGKINWIFGEPSGWPEELQSKLIRLEGDARWPWHQHAPVFTSQGTLLLFDNGNYRARPFDQPTPVAETRSRAVEYKLDLEKMTARQVWTSETAEDRPLVSVAMGSALELPETGNILAGYGAVFDPSRINEITWSNRRGFNQITRCVEYTRETPSEVVWELELKPTGSAPEIGWNIFNTQVVRLSAR; this is translated from the coding sequence ATGGATCTGAAAACGATGCGGACTTGTACGAAAGTGACCGTCGTATTGCTCTTGTTACATTGCCATACGTTTGGTGCCGAAAAGCAAGCACTGCAATTCATCCGCCTTCCAACAGTTGTGCCCAATCCGAATCCGGCGGCGCCTCTGGCGGCTGTGCTTTCGTACGAGGCAAATCAGGACGTAACCGCGGAGGTCAGTCTCACCGACGGGACGAATCGATGGAGCGTTTACTTTGACGAAGCGAAGAAGATCGCGAGTGGTCTCCCCGTGATTGGCTTTCGGCCCGGCAGAAATCATCAATTGACCGTCACTATCAAAAACTCAGCCGGTCAAACGCTTTCGGTGAATGGCCTAGTGTTTCATGCACCGAATATACCGACCGATCCGACGTTGTTCCCGAGGATCGAAACAAGAACAAGTTTGATCGACCGAGTCGAGCCTGGTTATCGCCTTCTCAATCCACGGCGAAGAGTCCCGCAGGGAGCCCAATTGAACGAGGAGCAACAGCGTCGCTTTGGAGAGAGTTTTGGGATGCTGCTGATGGTCGATCGGCATGGAACGCCCGTTTGGTATTACCAATGCGAATCGCGAATCGCGGGTTTTGATTATCTCGACAACGGGCGCATTCTTTTTGTAACCGCCGACTTTCGACTTGTTGAAATTGATTTACTGGGAAATGAGACACGATCCTGGTATGCGGCGGAGCGTCCCCAAGGTTACGCCGAAGACTCTGAAGACGTGCCGGCGCTCACGTTTCACCACGACGCCGATTTGTTACCCAGTGGAAATTTGATCGCTTTGACAACGAAGCGGCGGAGGATCAACGACTATTTCACAAGTGAGACGGATGTCGATGCGCCGCGTCAGACTCAGTGGGTGATGGGAGACCGGGCGATTGAATTCACGCCGGACGGTCGAGTGCTTTGGGAATGGGATGCCTTCGAGAATTTGCCTGTCAGACGGTTCGGCTATGAAACGTTTTCGAACTATTGGAAACGACGGGGGTTCCCTGACACGATTGACTGGTCGCACGCAAATTCGATCACGAAGCTTGATGACGGTTCGGTCATGGTCAATTTTCGCTACCAGAGCGCGATCGTCAATTTTGATCCCGCCGACGGAAAGATTAACTGGATCTTTGGCGAGCCAAGCGGTTGGCCGGAAGAGCTTCAGTCAAAGCTGATTCGCTTGGAAGGCGATGCTCGTTGGCCTTGGCATCAACACGCACCCGTGTTTACCTCGCAAGGCACGCTGCTGCTGTTTGACAACGGCAACTATCGTGCTCGCCCTTTTGACCAGCCGACACCGGTCGCGGAAACGCGAAGTCGGGCGGTCGAGTACAAGTTAGATCTGGAAAAGATGACCGCACGGCAAGTCTGGACTTCGGAAACGGCGGAGGACAGGCCGCTCGTTTCGGTCGCAATGGGAAGTGCTTTAGAACTTCCTGAAACCGGAAATATCCTCGCAGGCTACGGAGCCGTGTTTGATCCATCCAGGATTAACGAAATCACTTGGAGCAACCGACGAGGGTTCAACCAAATCACCCGATGCGTCGAGTACACTCGGGAAACGCCCTCGGAGGTCGTCTGGGAGTTGGAGCTAAAACCGACTGGCTCAGCCCCCGAAATCGGTTGGAATATTTTTAACACGCAAGTCGTGAGGCTTTCAGCAAGGTGA
- a CDS encoding zinc-binding dehydrogenase yields MYTTDAWCWGAPGEPNTLSQRTVDLGSLGARDVLVENQAIAFNPVDWKLVEHGHRDWKPGQVPGVDGMGRIAAIGDEVRHLRIGTRVAYHTDLRGHGSFAKHTAVPARAVMAVPSALTDEVAASMPCPGLTAWQALSKLPDVAGETLLIAGAAGSVGQFATRLALQQNARVFASASARHHEWLRKLGVQAVADYHDSDWIDQLRKANGGQSFGSIIDLVSAEQAANLVDHLGYYGHIVAVLGRVDPNPLPAFGRCVSLHEIALGAAHQHASDQQWHELVHAGESILDQLTSGAFAAPPIKTGHFDELSTFLSEYKNEGQGKKYIVTVD; encoded by the coding sequence ATGTATACTACTGACGCATGGTGCTGGGGGGCACCGGGAGAGCCGAACACACTGAGTCAACGAACGGTGGACCTCGGCTCGCTCGGCGCCCGAGATGTCTTGGTGGAAAACCAAGCGATCGCCTTCAATCCTGTTGATTGGAAGTTGGTCGAGCATGGACACCGCGACTGGAAACCTGGACAAGTCCCCGGTGTCGACGGGATGGGGAGAATTGCCGCGATTGGCGACGAAGTTCGGCATTTACGAATCGGAACGCGAGTCGCATATCACACCGACTTACGCGGACACGGCAGCTTTGCGAAACACACCGCCGTTCCGGCTCGCGCCGTCATGGCGGTGCCCTCTGCGCTGACCGATGAGGTCGCGGCGTCGATGCCTTGCCCCGGATTGACCGCTTGGCAGGCCCTCTCCAAGTTGCCTGACGTCGCCGGCGAGACGCTCCTGATCGCAGGTGCTGCCGGGAGCGTCGGGCAATTTGCGACTCGGCTCGCCCTGCAACAAAACGCCCGTGTCTTTGCTTCCGCCAGTGCAAGGCATCATGAATGGTTGCGGAAGCTTGGCGTACAGGCTGTGGCAGACTATCACGACAGCGATTGGATTGATCAATTGCGAAAGGCGAATGGCGGACAATCTTTCGGCTCGATCATTGACTTAGTCTCCGCCGAACAAGCGGCCAACTTAGTCGATCATCTTGGCTACTACGGTCACATCGTGGCGGTGCTTGGCCGTGTCGATCCAAACCCGTTGCCAGCGTTTGGTCGATGCGTGTCGTTGCACGAGATTGCACTCGGTGCGGCCCACCAACATGCTTCTGATCAACAATGGCACGAGCTAGTTCACGCAGGCGAATCGATTCTCGACCAGCTTACCAGTGGGGCGTTTGCCGCTCCGCCCATTAAGACTGGACACTTCGATGAACTGTCTACGTTCCTATCGGAATACAAGAACGAAGGGCAAGGGAAAAAGTACATCGTTACGGTTGACTGA
- a CDS encoding peroxiredoxin-like family protein, which produces MVKPQAQVPELSVKTVDGPEWNLADQSPEHFTFVFFYRGYHCPICKSYLRSIDRKLSELTKMGINAAAISSDSEERAKRSKEEWKIQNLAIGYELSIENARQWGLYVSKSIKPEEPEVFSEPGLFVVRPDGELYAASIQTMPFTRPSIDELISGFDYIISNGYPGRGEA; this is translated from the coding sequence ATGGTCAAACCTCAAGCACAAGTCCCCGAGCTTTCGGTCAAGACAGTCGATGGCCCAGAATGGAATCTCGCGGATCAGTCACCCGAGCATTTCACATTCGTTTTCTTTTACCGGGGGTATCACTGCCCCATTTGCAAAAGCTACCTGCGTAGCATTGATCGAAAGCTGAGTGAACTGACGAAGATGGGGATCAATGCCGCTGCGATCAGCAGCGATAGCGAGGAACGCGCGAAACGCAGCAAAGAAGAATGGAAAATTCAAAACCTGGCCATCGGCTATGAGCTTTCGATCGAAAACGCTCGCCAGTGGGGGCTATATGTGTCAAAGTCAATCAAGCCAGAAGAGCCCGAAGTTTTCAGCGAGCCCGGTCTGTTCGTTGTCCGTCCCGACGGCGAACTTTACGCCGCGTCGATACAAACGATGCCATTCACGCGGCCGAGCATCGATGAGCTTATCTCCGGATTTGACTACATCATTTCAAACGGTTACCCGGGCCGAGGCGAAGCGTAG
- a CDS encoding DMT family transporter — protein MSWLFLVVAGLLEAGWAVGLKLTAGFTKPVPSVLTIAAIVASMYLLAVAARTLPIGTAYAVWVGIGTFGAIILGVIFLDEPISAGRIFFLVLLLVSIIGLKMTA, from the coding sequence ATGTCGTGGCTTTTTCTTGTTGTCGCCGGCCTTCTTGAGGCTGGATGGGCTGTTGGCCTAAAGTTAACTGCGGGCTTTACTAAGCCTGTCCCTAGCGTGCTGACCATCGCAGCAATCGTTGCCAGCATGTATTTACTGGCGGTCGCCGCACGAACGCTACCGATTGGGACCGCGTATGCCGTCTGGGTAGGGATCGGCACCTTTGGTGCGATCATTCTCGGCGTGATTTTTCTTGATGAACCGATCAGTGCCGGCAGGATCTTCTTCCTGGTGTTACTACTCGTGTCAATCATTGGCTTGAAGATGACGGCTTGA
- a CDS encoding DUF4437 domain-containing protein: MPTKYSLRLRCKPLLCHWIICSSLLINVAGELALAVHPEQPLNTAAGTEVVLVSEVKWRHLNPARGDTSPAAGTLWGDQTEDGESGFLVRFQGGFSSPPHVHNITYRGIVIAGALHNDDPGAEPMWMPAGSWWTQPAGEVHLTAARTQSVAYVEIQSGPYLVKGPDKKFDNGERPVNMDSSNIVWLDAADLDWIESKSTRAIVQVGLLNQVI; the protein is encoded by the coding sequence ATGCCAACCAAGTATTCACTCCGCCTTCGATGCAAACCTTTGCTTTGCCACTGGATCATTTGCAGTAGCCTGCTAATCAACGTCGCCGGAGAGTTGGCATTGGCGGTTCATCCGGAGCAGCCTCTTAATACTGCAGCCGGTACAGAAGTGGTTCTCGTGTCGGAGGTCAAATGGCGGCATCTGAATCCAGCACGCGGAGACACCAGCCCGGCGGCAGGAACACTTTGGGGGGATCAAACCGAAGACGGAGAATCAGGGTTCCTCGTCAGGTTCCAAGGCGGATTTTCTTCGCCACCCCACGTTCACAACATTACGTATCGAGGCATCGTGATCGCGGGAGCCTTGCACAACGACGATCCGGGTGCCGAACCGATGTGGATGCCTGCCGGATCCTGGTGGACTCAACCGGCAGGCGAAGTTCATCTCACCGCCGCGAGAACACAAAGCGTTGCCTACGTCGAAATTCAGAGCGGACCATATCTCGTAAAAGGGCCCGATAAAAAATTCGACAACGGCGAGCGCCCCGTCAACATGGACTCCTCTAACATCGTCTGGTTGGACGCGGCCGATCTTGACTGGATCGAAAGCAAATCGACACGGGCAATCGTCCAAGTAGGCCTACTTAACCAGGTTATCTAA
- a CDS encoding polymorphic toxin-type HINT domain-containing protein, with translation MLVSVLGMRYPVDAMQSQISHDHYRRVRLLGFFLGVAGLVFAACLIVQGAGQASKSSKSGEQPVGLLPTNLAPSLGRLPSTKPIEEIRVGDRVLSRNPEVTDAERARWQDPDWEDWLHLRLVMAKDDGSELHIELLRPESWVLERLSYVTDDRVSASTAVGTIANVTLASPQVRRPLTPKGSKRATRIDSDPLSPLRPFYRDIMLTSAELATSGTDLIGITVALDLPEMGAVGTAYVTAVDRCPPISEGAGQPVTATFAHRSSTEVLDIIFEGEDEPIGVTDNHLFWSVDDQRFVPIGEMKIGDRVQTYSGDTKRIAGKLPRPGPQAVYNLEVYGEHVYFVGQQGLLAHNLYGEGNVPGSNALNKLIPDANGGVGKYSQVKGHHVHAKAGFKDAVNYSKSKGWSISQSYMKDHGWDHQAMTNKQRELFNELARSGRPNTLKEHTRIAVEALQAGGATRIEARQLVADSLRNLREQGVRVPTNIPWN, from the coding sequence ATGTTGGTTTCTGTTCTTGGGATGCGTTATCCTGTCGATGCCATGCAATCACAAATCTCCCATGACCATTACCGCAGGGTTCGGCTCCTCGGATTTTTCCTTGGCGTGGCCGGTCTTGTCTTTGCCGCCTGCTTGATTGTTCAGGGGGCAGGTCAGGCTTCGAAGTCATCAAAGTCCGGCGAGCAACCCGTCGGGCTTTTGCCTACAAACTTGGCGCCGTCGTTAGGTCGTTTGCCAAGCACAAAGCCAATCGAAGAAATCCGGGTTGGTGATCGGGTCTTGTCTCGAAATCCTGAAGTCACCGATGCCGAACGCGCGCGTTGGCAAGATCCCGATTGGGAGGACTGGCTACACCTTCGTCTCGTCATGGCCAAAGACGATGGATCGGAACTGCACATCGAATTGCTGCGTCCCGAGTCATGGGTACTGGAGCGTCTTTCGTATGTCACCGACGATCGAGTTTCGGCGTCGACTGCTGTTGGAACTATCGCGAATGTAACGCTTGCTTCGCCGCAGGTCCGGCGACCCCTCACGCCAAAGGGATCGAAACGAGCGACGCGTATAGACTCTGATCCGCTCTCCCCACTGCGACCATTCTATCGCGACATCATGCTGACGTCGGCCGAGCTAGCGACGTCCGGTACTGATTTGATTGGGATCACGGTGGCGTTGGACTTGCCGGAGATGGGAGCGGTAGGAACCGCATATGTCACTGCGGTCGATCGCTGTCCTCCGATCAGCGAAGGCGCCGGCCAACCGGTCACCGCCACGTTCGCACACCGATCTTCGACGGAGGTGTTGGACATCATCTTTGAAGGCGAAGACGAACCGATTGGAGTCACCGACAACCACTTGTTCTGGAGCGTCGATGACCAGCGATTCGTTCCGATCGGCGAAATGAAAATTGGCGACCGAGTCCAAACCTACTCGGGCGACACGAAGCGAATCGCCGGCAAATTGCCGAGACCCGGCCCACAAGCGGTTTACAACCTCGAGGTCTACGGCGAACACGTCTACTTCGTCGGCCAGCAAGGCTTACTGGCCCATAATCTGTACGGTGAGGGCAACGTTCCCGGCAGCAATGCCCTCAATAAGCTGATACCTGACGCAAATGGAGGAGTCGGAAAGTACTCTCAGGTCAAAGGGCATCATGTTCATGCGAAAGCGGGCTTTAAAGACGCTGTGAATTACAGCAAGAGCAAAGGTTGGAGTATCAGCCAGAGCTACATGAAAGATCATGGTTGGGATCACCAAGCGATGACGAACAAGCAGCGAGAGCTTTTTAATGAATTGGCTCGGAGCGGACGTCCGAACACACTGAAGGAACACACTCGGATTGCAGTTGAGGCGTTGCAAGCCGGTGGCGCGACTCGCATCGAAGCAAGACAGCTTGTCGCTGACTCGCTGCGAAACCTTCGTGAGCAAGGAGTCCGTGTCCCAACCAATATTCCATGGAATTAG